From the Clostridium sp. Marseille-P299 genome, one window contains:
- a CDS encoding SpoIIIAH-like family protein has translation MKNIFKKNQVIITALAIMIAVAGYLNFTKDSADKGKDQVVNSTNVNDDLALTDENDLYGDISDEDIADAGQQLNVSDDGSLVLNENADAETADGSVNKDDVAATDATGENAEVAGEDKVSSPGEAILASTTLDSSYFSTARLKREQVRSKNKELLWSIITSADVNEEDKKAALEDYTEIANISEKENAAEILLEAKGFDGVVVNIGEGTVDVIVNCESITDAQVAQIEDIVTRKTGADIKDIVITPVIAEE, from the coding sequence ATGAAGAATATCTTTAAGAAAAATCAAGTTATCATCACTGCACTTGCTATTATGATAGCTGTTGCGGGATATTTGAATTTTACCAAGGATAGTGCAGATAAAGGCAAAGATCAAGTTGTTAATTCTACTAACGTAAATGACGATCTAGCATTAACAGATGAGAATGACTTATATGGAGATATCAGTGATGAAGATATTGCAGATGCTGGTCAACAACTTAATGTATCGGATGATGGTAGTTTAGTACTCAATGAGAATGCAGACGCCGAAACTGCAGATGGCTCAGTGAATAAGGACGATGTAGCAGCGACAGACGCTACCGGTGAAAACGCAGAAGTTGCAGGAGAAGATAAAGTAAGTTCTCCAGGTGAAGCTATCCTTGCAAGTACAACACTAGATAGTAGTTACTTTTCAACTGCAAGACTTAAAAGAGAGCAAGTTCGTTCAAAAAATAAAGAATTACTTTGGAGTATTATCACAAGTGCAGATGTAAACGAAGAAGATAAAAAAGCTGCTCTAGAAGATTATACTGAAATTGCAAATATTTCTGAAAAAGAAAATGCTGCTGAAATTTTACTAGAAGCAAAAGGATTTGATGGCGTTGTTGTTAATATTGGTGAAGGCACCGTAGATGTTATCGTTAATTGTGAGAGTATTACAGACGCTCAAGTTGCACAGATTGAAGATATCGTAACTAGAAAGACTGGAGCAGATATAAAAGATATCGTTATTACTCCTGTTATCGCTGAAGAATAG
- a CDS encoding Asp23/Gls24 family envelope stress response protein gives MNKELQNHSYTMETSGKIGEVKIADDVVATIAGLAATEVEGVAAMSGNLTNEIVGKLGMKNLSKGVKIEVIDKAVTAELSITMKYGYSIPKTSKSVQDKVKTAIENMTGLTVSEVNIRIVGVDIENTK, from the coding sequence ATGAATAAGGAACTTCAGAATCACTCATATACAATGGAGACTTCTGGTAAGATCGGAGAAGTTAAGATAGCAGATGACGTTGTTGCAACAATCGCAGGTCTTGCTGCCACAGAAGTAGAGGGAGTTGCTGCTATGTCAGGAAATCTAACGAATGAAATCGTTGGTAAGCTTGGCATGAAAAATCTTTCTAAGGGAGTAAAGATTGAAGTAATTGATAAAGCTGTGACTGCGGAATTATCAATAACAATGAAGTATGGATATAGTATTCCTAAGACTTCAAAGTCTGTACAAGACAAAGTTAAGACAGCAATTGAGAATATGACTGGACTTACCGTTTCAGAAGTTAATATTCGAATTGTTGGTGTAGACATAGAGAATACTAAGTAG
- the nusB gene encoding transcription antitermination factor NusB, whose protein sequence is MTRREIREHLFRMLFRKEFHEPSELNEQVEFYFETLEDASEVELEYIESRFKNITDKLGEIDVMLSEATSGWKLNRMGKVDLNIMRLATYEIKFDEEIPTKVAINEAVELAKKYGGESSASFVNGVLAKVV, encoded by the coding sequence ATGACAAGAAGAGAAATTAGAGAGCATTTATTCCGTATGCTGTTTCGCAAGGAGTTTCATGAGCCTTCTGAACTAAATGAACAAGTGGAATTTTATTTTGAAACTTTGGAAGATGCGAGTGAAGTAGAGTTAGAATATATTGAGAGTCGTTTTAAAAATATAACGGACAAGTTAGGTGAAATCGATGTTATGTTGTCCGAAGCTACCAGTGGTTGGAAACTTAACCGAATGGGAAAAGTCGACTTAAATATTATGCGATTGGCAACCTATGAGATTAAATTTGATGAAGAAATACCTACTAAGGTAGCAATCAATGAAGCCGTTGAACTTGCGAAAAAATATGGTGGGGAATCCTCAGCAAGTTTTGTAAATGGAGTCCTAGCAAAGGTAGTCTAG